The genomic segment GACAAGGCGCAGTATAACAACAATTCAAGCACCGCCCCCTTTATTCAACAGTCCCATAATGGAACCAGCACCTCCGGTCGGTTGCGTGATCATAGAACAATGACCACCCTCTCTCTCTTTGCCGTCGTCTTTGCACTCAATTGTCTCCCCGCATTCGCACCACCGACATGGATGGTGGTGTCCGCGATGACATTGTCCAGTCCCGGTGCGAATCCCTGGCTCACCGCGCTCACGGCTGCAACCGCGGCCACTGCCGGCAGGCTGGTCCTCGCGAAGCTAGCCTATCTGCTCGTCAGGCAACGCTGGTTAAGCGCGCGGACCAAAGAGAATGTTGAACTGGTGAAAGTCCGTCTGGAAAAGCATCGCGCGATGACGTTCGGGGCCGTCCTTGCCTATACCTGCAGTCCCTTGCCATCAAACTCACTGTTTATCGCCTATGGGCTCACGTCCCTGCCCCTGGCCCCGGTGGCGGTGGCCTCCTTCATCGGCCGGTTTCTGACCTATAGTGTTTGGGTGGTCATGGCGATGGAGGTGGCGCAGAAGGTCGTCGTCGATGAGGGATCGGTCTTTGCCTATCTCGGGGGATACTTTGTCGTGACGCAAGTCCTCATGCTCGCGCTGGTGGTCCTCTTCGCGAAACTGGACTGGAGGGCTTGGTTTGCCAGCAAGACAGTCCAACTCATGACCAGAACAGAGACGGCTCCTCAGAAGTGATTCCGCATCACCCTAGCCCGCAGGCATGTCGGAACAGCGGATCGGCGATTACAACAGAAGAGTCATGAATCGTGCGGGCTAGAGTCGACCCTGGCCTGCTCTCGCGACAGCACAAGCCAGGTTGGTGATCGGGCCGTGTCTGACAAGTCCGCCGCGGTCAATCGGTCAGGCGAGCAGTGAAACGTATTGGGCGGAGTATTCACTATCAACGGTGTCGGTAGTCTGGTCTTGACCCGATCAGCCCGACCGTTGGGACGATCTTGTTGCTTGTGTGTGCTTGCCTCAAGCAACAGCCCTCAACTGGCGTCATATGGCTTTTACCTTGAGGGATATTCGATGTGCACATCACTGTGGCTGGACGTTGGTGGGTGGTTGCTCACGGTCACGCTGACCGCCCGGTGAACTTCGGTGCCGCACCAGGCGGGAATGGACAAGACGATAACTCAATAGTCATGCCTTGTATCTTAAGGGTGACCTCATCAAGATACTGGGGAGTCTGTATGAAACGGGGCGTGATAGATCGATCATGCCATGGTCCACAGAGACCGAGGGTCAGCGCGGGTCGTCATGCTCCTTCACCTGTCGAGCCCGAACAGTTGCGTGGGCCCACGAGCCCGCATCGCAAGGCCGGGCCATCACAGGAGGTTGCTATGAACACGCCGGTCTGTGTCGGGATCGATGTCTCCCAATCTCAACTCGATGTGGCCGTGCGTCCAGGCACGGGCTTCTCGGTGTCGAATGATGAGGCGGGGTGGGCCACGGTCGTCATGCGGCTCCAGCTCCTGACGCTGGTGCGGATTGTGTTGGAGGCGACGGGAGGACTGGAAGTGCCCCTCGTGGGAGCCCTCGCCGCCGCACGGTTACCCGTCATCGTCGTCAATCCTCGGCATGTGCGGGATTTTGCGCGGGCGACCGGCCAGTTGGCGAAAACCGATGCACTCGATGCGCAGATTCTCGCGCACTTCGCCGAGGCGATTCGCCCGCCGTTCCGGCCGCTTCCCGATGCCCACACGCAGGCCCTGGCGGCGCTCGCGGCCCGACGGCGACACCTCGTTGAGATGCTGACGGCGGAAAAGAACCGGCTGCGCACAGCCACGCCGGCCACCCGCCAGAGCCTCCGCCGACACCTGGTCTGGCTCCAGCGCGAGCGCACCCGGCTCGACACCGAACTCGCGGTGGTGATCCACTCGAGTCCCGTATGGCGAGCGGCAGACGATCTGCTCCGCAGTGTCCCCGGGGTCGGACCGGTGTTGACGACGACGGTTCTGGCCAACTTGCCGGAATTGGGGACGTTGACCCATAAGCAGATGGCGGCGTTGGTGGGCGTGGCCCCGCTCAATCGGGACAGCGGCACACTCCACGGGAAACGGCTGGTATGGGGTGGACGGGCACACGTGCGGGCCGCATTGTATATGGCGGCTCTGGTGGCCACACGGAGGAACCCAGTGATTCGCACCTTCTATCAGCGTTTGTGTCAGGCGGGGAAAGCGAAGAAGCTGGCATTGACGGCCTGCATGCGGAAGCTGCTGATCATCTTGAATGCGATGGTGAAGAGCAGGACGCCGTGGCGGGTGGCCGTCAGTCAGCCCGCTTGATTTTCGAGACAGTTGCTGACTCCATTTGCGTCGCGAGTATCGGTAATTTGTCCGTGTGGCTAATTGGTCGCCGCAGGTGGTGGCTGACTATCTAGATCTTGAGCCTAGAACTCCGCTACACTTCCTTCAAGGAGCGATCGATGCAGGATGGCCAAACGACCAACTACTATACGCTGCTCGAGCTCTCACCCACCGCCACGGACGCAGAACTTAAAAAAGCCTGGCATGAACAGATTCAGGTTTGGCACCCCGATCGTTTTGGCCATGCGCCAGCTCTCCATCAGAAAGCGGAAGCTCGCACCAAACTGATCAATCAAGCCTATCAAACACTGAGCGACCCGGCTGCGCGCGTACGCTACGACGCAACGGCGCGACCATCATCGGCCTCCAAGGCAACGACACACCCTTCGCCATCTCCATCAGCGTACACCTCCACCCCGCCACGCCGGCAGGCTCCACAATCGCGCGACGCACGAGGGCCACGATCCCTTATCATGCTCTCGCAGCAGGGAAAGCCGAAAGTCATGGCGCCGGCGATTCATCTCTATGTCGATCCTCGCGAACAGACTCCGTACAACTTCGATGGATTCACGCGAATCGCAGGAGTTATTCGTGAGACCTTACCGACCAGCGGCTATGCCATTGCCGAAGCCCCCGAACTCTTGTGTATCAAGCCCCTCAACGTCGAAGAGCTGTATCGGGTCTTTTCCAATCCTTCGGACAACCGCCCGCCGTTTCTCTACGAAATGGAACAACTCCTACCATTCCCTTCCCGCTTTCTGATCGTCGAGGGGACGCTCCAACATCGGAAAGCCGGCGGACGTCTCAATCAATATCACAAGGTTGGATTGATGGATTTTCTCGACGCGCTCACCGCGCGGTATGGCATTCAGATCATCTATACCGACTCGCGTGACGAGGCGGAAGAACGGATCGCCAATCTCGCCGCACTACACTACGCCTACTACTATGCCGAACAGCAGGGGCTCGGCCGCTGGCTCTCGGAGAACGATTTGTAGGATTGATCGAAAGGGTATGGGGTCTGGCATGAGTATGGACCTAAAGGTACCAGTAGTTGTTCTTGTGAGATTGTTCTCGTCTGCATAAAACGATTTTGAACTTGTTCAGGTCGCCACCGGCGAGAGTCGACCGGCTAGCACCTGCGAGGCGCACCGCTTGCGCCAGTAACTCTGTCACTCTCGCTGCGTGATCCTCTCCGGCCCGCCTGTTCCGGCCTCTGCCTCACGTTTCCTCTGTGACCTGTGCGATACCTCTCTTCCTCGCGTGAGAGACGTATCATGGTCACTCAAGGAGGAAACACCATGGCGACCAGCAACTCATCTAAACGACCGGCGAATACGCTGCGATGTGGCAACATCAAGGCCACAGTTTGGCAGAATATCAGCGAGAAGGGCCCGTTCTTCGCCACGATCTTTTCG from the Nitrospira sp. genome contains:
- a CDS encoding IS110 family transposase, with amino-acid sequence MNTPVCVGIDVSQSQLDVAVRPGTGFSVSNDEAGWATVVMRLQLLTLVRIVLEATGGLEVPLVGALAAARLPVIVVNPRHVRDFARATGQLAKTDALDAQILAHFAEAIRPPFRPLPDAHTQALAALAARRRHLVEMLTAEKNRLRTATPATRQSLRRHLVWLQRERTRLDTELAVVIHSSPVWRAADDLLRSVPGVGPVLTTTVLANLPELGTLTHKQMAALVGVAPLNRDSGTLHGKRLVWGGRAHVRAALYMAALVATRRNPVIRTFYQRLCQAGKAKKLALTACMRKLLIILNAMVKSRTPWRVAVSQPA